Proteins encoded together in one Mycolicibacter minnesotensis window:
- a CDS encoding esterase family protein: MPRMKLLDRLMVVAGGAALLAGLVGVVGGTPEASAFSRPGLPVEYLQVPSAGMGRDIKVQFQSGGSDSPGLYLLDGMRAQDDFNGWDINTPAFEWYLNSGISVIMPVGGQSSFYSDWYKPACGKAGCSTYKWETFLTSELPAYLASEYGVSQSRNAAVGLSMAGSSAMTLAIYHPNQFTYAGSLSGYLNPSNGKGWIGLSMGDAGGYKKNDMWGDDSDPAWLRNDPTVNVAKLVANNTRLWVFCGNGKANELGGDNIPAVFLEQNFMIGANKKFQELYAAAGGNNAIFNFPEYGTHSWEYWGQQLQAMKPDLQSHLGATPGGGASSSSGE, encoded by the coding sequence ATGCCAAGGATGAAGTTGCTTGACAGGTTGATGGTCGTCGCCGGTGGCGCGGCCCTGCTGGCGGGACTGGTCGGTGTCGTCGGCGGTACCCCCGAAGCGAGCGCGTTCTCCCGGCCCGGTCTGCCGGTCGAGTACCTGCAGGTGCCTTCGGCAGGTATGGGCCGTGACATCAAGGTCCAGTTCCAGAGCGGTGGCTCGGACTCCCCGGGCCTGTACCTGCTCGACGGTATGCGTGCCCAGGACGACTTCAACGGCTGGGACATCAACACCCCGGCGTTCGAGTGGTACCTGAACTCCGGTATCTCGGTGATCATGCCGGTCGGTGGCCAGTCCAGCTTCTACAGCGACTGGTACAAGCCGGCTTGCGGCAAGGCGGGCTGCTCCACCTACAAGTGGGAGACCTTCCTGACCAGCGAGCTGCCGGCCTACCTGGCGTCGGAGTACGGCGTGAGCCAGAGCCGCAACGCCGCGGTCGGCCTGTCGATGGCCGGTTCGTCGGCGATGACGCTGGCGATCTACCACCCCAACCAGTTCACCTACGCGGGTTCGCTGTCGGGTTACCTCAACCCGTCCAACGGCAAGGGCTGGATCGGCCTGTCGATGGGTGACGCCGGCGGCTACAAGAAGAACGACATGTGGGGCGACGACAGTGACCCGGCGTGGTTGCGCAACGACCCAACGGTCAATGTCGCGAAGCTGGTCGCTAACAACACCCGCCTGTGGGTCTTCTGCGGTAACGGCAAGGCCAACGAACTGGGCGGCGACAACATCCCGGCCGTGTTCCTCGAGCAGAACTTCATGATCGGTGCGAACAAGAAGTTCCAGGAGCTCTACGCCGCTGCCGGTGGCAACAACGCGATCTTCAACTTCCCGGAGTACGGCACGCACAGCTGGGAGTACTGGGGTCAGCAGCTGCAGGCCATGAAGCCGGACCTGCAGAGCCACCTGGGCGCCACGCCCGGGGGCGGCGCGAGCAGCAGCTCGGGCGAATAG